A stretch of Crossiella cryophila DNA encodes these proteins:
- a CDS encoding S8 family serine peptidase yields the protein MSRRRRILAVLLALATAGATLTVAPLAAAAPAAAPGASIAGSAHQVTLITGDRVRARQGAGEAWNLAIEAGQERAAVGFRQFQVTRGGRTDWYLVPLSAERALAEGRLDRELFNITGLIRQGFDDARSKHLPLLVEYPEAGARGAVALAGATVRKDLPEVNLAAVEEQKERASEFWHELTNPGPAAFAGGLRKIWLNGKVSASLDTSVGQVGAPVAWQGGHTGKGVTVAVLDTGIDDSHPDLAGKVKHSKDFSGKGNVKDGDGHGTHVAATAVGTGAAEGGKYKGVAPEADLAVGKVLGDNGSGSFADIIAGMTWAAAEVKAKVINLSLGGGPSDGTDPMSQAVNTLSRKHNTLFVAAAGNDGHPGWVASPSTADLALSVGSLTKSGARSPFSSMGPRDGDGAVKPEVSAPGSDIVAARAAGTAMGTPVNDRYTKASGTSMAAPHVAGGAAILAQQHPDWTAEQLKAALVSTANPVAEHGVFEVGAGRLDVGKAATAKLHASPSGHNVFLKWPGTATQNRTVTYTNSGSTPVTLALKLDLTGVPGSASPVKLSADSVTVPAGGQAAVTVGFTPRAAKAGNYTGTLTATGGGTTLRTLIGANEEGEHYDVDARILRRDGKLATLADQGRLWLNNLADGRHYPIPFSGSTRVPPGTYRLEGSVHTPRPGAEPSITTFANPELRIGKATTLHFDARQAKQVRISTDQPAARGGYWVSQMFSRDKQSGQMRGGGYGLSTRFSELYSWSAPGVSSPDFAYSNTQRLEEPEVELFTEGPRRSELYAGWLRGATREALNLKLPSVFGAGGTVEELAKVDAKGKIVVLGLGSISYDEVYQRIRNVKAAGGLATVLYPVDEAPFRAGARSDREEEVVLPSFKVYGASVARIAEYARTGGPLSLTTRTASKHRYDLAFPSPGKVPAKLDYPVKTAELAAVTMAYHGFRADDPAIVGSYVNAFGGQIGVNVHNQAISSGERVEHFTPGDWEINVSGYWAASGSLTARARLEGGKTYRQEWNKAVGSPGFTGTTSNDLGENHPWVWAKGDLIDVTVPWFTDAAGHPRVVQPAWGYDTGSTTLYGDGRELGRHAEPGRGVFLRGQAREYRLEAELTRTASWWRTSTRIQSAWTFASPRDGALPLFNVRYAPPVNIHNLAPGGQDFTIPVTVPRQDGPAKATSLTVDYSVDDGATWQQANVTPLPTGWSVTVRNPASGFVSLRAKASDGEASVEQTVLKAYEIG from the coding sequence ATGAGCCGAAGACGACGGATACTCGCCGTACTGCTGGCACTGGCCACCGCGGGCGCCACCCTGACGGTGGCACCACTGGCCGCCGCCGCACCGGCTGCCGCACCCGGCGCGTCCATCGCGGGCAGCGCGCACCAGGTCACCCTGATCACCGGGGACCGGGTGCGGGCACGGCAGGGGGCCGGTGAGGCCTGGAACCTCGCCATCGAGGCCGGGCAGGAGCGCGCGGCGGTCGGGTTCCGGCAGTTCCAGGTCACCCGCGGCGGTCGCACCGACTGGTACCTGGTGCCGTTGAGCGCGGAACGGGCGCTGGCCGAGGGGCGGCTGGATCGCGAGCTGTTCAACATCACCGGGCTGATCCGGCAGGGTTTCGACGACGCGCGCAGCAAGCACCTGCCGCTGCTGGTGGAGTACCCGGAGGCAGGGGCACGCGGTGCGGTGGCGCTGGCCGGGGCGACCGTGCGGAAGGACCTGCCGGAGGTGAACCTGGCCGCGGTGGAGGAGCAGAAGGAGCGCGCGAGCGAGTTCTGGCACGAACTCACGAACCCGGGTCCGGCCGCGTTCGCCGGTGGGTTGCGCAAGATCTGGCTCAACGGCAAGGTTTCCGCCTCGCTGGACACCAGTGTCGGCCAGGTCGGCGCGCCGGTGGCCTGGCAGGGCGGGCACACCGGCAAGGGGGTCACCGTCGCGGTACTGGACACCGGGATCGACGACAGTCACCCGGATCTGGCCGGGAAGGTCAAGCACAGCAAGGACTTCAGCGGTAAGGGCAACGTCAAGGACGGTGACGGGCACGGCACGCACGTGGCGGCCACCGCGGTCGGCACCGGCGCGGCCGAGGGCGGCAAGTACAAGGGCGTCGCACCGGAGGCCGATCTGGCCGTGGGCAAGGTGCTCGGGGACAACGGCAGCGGCAGTTTCGCCGACATCATCGCGGGGATGACCTGGGCGGCGGCCGAGGTCAAGGCCAAGGTGATCAACCTGAGCCTGGGCGGTGGCCCGAGCGACGGCACCGATCCGATGTCGCAGGCGGTCAACACGTTGTCCCGCAAGCACAACACGTTGTTCGTGGCGGCCGCGGGCAATGACGGCCATCCGGGCTGGGTGGCCAGTCCGTCCACCGCCGACCTCGCGCTGAGCGTGGGCAGCCTGACCAAATCCGGAGCCCGCTCGCCCTTCTCCAGCATGGGTCCGCGGGACGGGGACGGCGCGGTCAAGCCGGAGGTTTCCGCGCCGGGCAGTGACATCGTGGCCGCCCGCGCGGCAGGCACCGCCATGGGCACCCCGGTGAATGACCGCTACACCAAGGCTTCCGGCACCTCCATGGCCGCCCCGCACGTGGCCGGTGGCGCGGCCATCCTGGCCCAGCAGCACCCGGACTGGACCGCCGAGCAACTCAAGGCCGCGCTGGTGTCCACCGCGAACCCGGTGGCGGAGCACGGGGTGTTCGAGGTGGGCGCCGGGCGGCTGGACGTGGGCAAGGCGGCCACGGCGAAGCTGCACGCGTCGCCGAGCGGGCACAACGTGTTCCTCAAGTGGCCGGGCACCGCGACGCAGAACCGCACCGTGACCTACACCAACTCCGGCAGCACGCCGGTCACCCTCGCCCTGAAACTCGACCTCACCGGCGTCCCCGGATCCGCCAGTCCGGTCAAGCTCTCCGCGGACTCGGTGACCGTGCCTGCGGGCGGTCAGGCCGCCGTGACGGTCGGGTTCACCCCGCGTGCGGCCAAAGCCGGGAACTACACCGGCACCCTCACCGCCACCGGTGGCGGCACCACCCTGCGCACCCTGATCGGCGCGAACGAGGAGGGCGAGCACTACGACGTCGACGCCAGGATCCTGCGCCGGGACGGCAAACTCGCCACGCTGGCGGACCAGGGCCGCCTCTGGCTGAACAACCTGGCCGACGGCAGGCACTACCCGATCCCGTTCAGCGGCAGCACCCGGGTCCCACCGGGTACCTACCGGTTGGAAGGTTCGGTGCACACCCCGCGACCCGGTGCGGAGCCGAGCATCACCACCTTCGCCAACCCGGAGCTGCGCATCGGCAAGGCCACCACGCTGCACTTCGACGCGCGGCAGGCCAAGCAGGTCCGGATCAGCACCGACCAGCCTGCGGCCAGGGGCGGCTACTGGGTCTCGCAGATGTTCAGCCGGGACAAGCAGTCCGGGCAGATGCGGGGCGGGGGCTACGGGCTGAGCACCCGGTTCAGCGAGCTGTACAGCTGGTCCGCGCCCGGGGTCAGCTCCCCCGATTTCGCCTACTCCAACACCCAGCGGCTGGAGGAGCCGGAGGTCGAGCTGTTCACCGAGGGCCCGCGGCGCAGCGAGCTGTACGCGGGCTGGCTGCGCGGGGCGACCCGGGAGGCGCTGAACCTGAAGCTGCCCAGCGTGTTCGGTGCCGGCGGCACGGTGGAGGAGCTGGCCAAGGTCGACGCCAAGGGCAAGATCGTGGTCCTCGGGCTCGGCTCGATCAGCTATGACGAGGTGTACCAACGAATCCGCAACGTCAAGGCCGCCGGTGGTCTGGCCACCGTGCTCTACCCCGTCGATGAGGCGCCCTTCCGCGCCGGGGCGAGGTCCGACCGCGAGGAGGAGGTGGTACTGCCCTCGTTCAAGGTCTACGGGGCATCGGTGGCCAGGATCGCCGAGTACGCCAGGACCGGCGGCCCGCTCTCGCTGACCACCCGCACGGCCAGCAAGCACCGCTACGACCTGGCGTTCCCCTCCCCCGGCAAGGTCCCGGCCAAGCTCGACTACCCGGTCAAAACCGCCGAGCTGGCCGCGGTCACCATGGCCTACCACGGTTTCCGCGCGGACGATCCGGCCATCGTCGGCTCCTACGTCAACGCCTTCGGCGGCCAGATCGGCGTCAACGTGCACAACCAGGCGATCAGCTCCGGCGAACGGGTCGAGCACTTCACCCCCGGCGACTGGGAGATCAACGTCAGCGGTTACTGGGCGGCCTCCGGCAGCCTGACCGCCAGGGCGAGGCTGGAGGGCGGCAAGACCTACCGGCAGGAGTGGAACAAGGCGGTCGGCAGTCCAGGGTTCACCGGCACCACCAGCAACGACCTCGGCGAGAACCACCCGTGGGTCTGGGCCAAGGGCGACCTGATCGACGTGACCGTGCCCTGGTTCACCGACGCCGCCGGGCATCCCAGGGTGGTGCAGCCCGCGTGGGGTTATGACACGGGTTCGACCACCCTGTACGGCGATGGCCGGGAACTGGGTCGGCACGCCGAACCTGGCCGGGGCGTGTTCCTGCGCGGCCAGGCCCGCGAGTACCGCCTGGAAGCCGAGCTGACCAGGACCGCGTCCTGGTGGCGCACGTCCACGAGGATCCAGTCCGCCTGGACCTTCGCCAGTCCCCGCGACGGCGCGCTGCCACTGTTCAACGTCCGCTACGCGCCACCGGTCAACATCCACAACCTCGCGCCGGGCGGCCAGGACTTCACCATCCCGGTCACCGTGCCCCGCCAGGACGGCCCGGCCAAGGCCACCAGCCTCACCGTCGACTACTCGGTAGACGACGGCGCGACCTGGCAACAGGCCAACGTCACACCGCTCCCGACCGGTTGGTCGGTAACCGTGCGCAACCCGGCCAGCGGGTTCGTGTCCCTGCGTGCCAAGGCATCCGACGGCGAGGCGTCGGTGGAGCAGACCGTGCTCAAGGCATACGAGATCGGCTGA
- a CDS encoding GntR family transcriptional regulator, with translation MPPRILVSTSSAIPPYEQIRSQLAGLISDGVLAADERLPPVRQLAADLGLAAGTIARAYRELEQAGYVVSRRGGGTRVAAAPVRATADLATLAGYADAYVAQARRLGADDELLLDAVRQVLRRPLPD, from the coding sequence GTGCCGCCCCGCATCCTGGTCAGCACCTCCAGCGCGATCCCGCCGTACGAGCAGATCCGGTCCCAGCTGGCCGGGCTGATCAGCGACGGCGTGCTCGCCGCGGACGAGCGGCTGCCCCCGGTCCGGCAACTGGCCGCCGACCTCGGCCTGGCCGCGGGCACGATCGCCAGGGCCTATCGCGAGCTGGAACAGGCCGGGTACGTGGTGTCCCGTCGCGGTGGCGGTACCCGGGTGGCCGCGGCGCCGGTGCGGGCCACGGCGGATCTCGCCACGCTCGCCGGGTACGCCGACGCCTATGTCGCCCAGGCCCGGCGGCTCGGGGCCGATGACGAGCTGCTCCTGGACGCGGTCCGCCAGGTGCTGCGGAGACCGTTGCCGGACTAG
- a CDS encoding 4-hydroxybenzoate 3-monooxygenase codes for MVIVGAGPSGLVLGNLLRAKGIDTLILERASRDQVWTRARAGFLSAHSARVLTEHGLAAGMLRNGRSHDVCAFRDANGEFTLRYGQLGRGEVHTVYPQQHLVTDLISEYQDRGGEVRFGVTVTDVDPQTATVRYRDVTGDGEVSGRFLAGCDGGNGVTRRAVAAASVSRHTRDHGITWLAVLAQAPQSMSAVTYALHDNGFAGHMARSPEVTRYYLQIPPTDTPEDWPDERIWTELGIRMRTSEFGPLRQGPITERAPVRLRSDVLDPLQHARLFLAGDAASLISPSAAKGANLAIMAAEVLAGALAEALLHDDERGLAAYSRTCLPRIWRAQEFSHWMINLLHGPLGADPAADFQRALCRARLDSLRDSRAHQDFFAENYVGI; via the coding sequence GTGGTCATTGTCGGCGCGGGTCCATCCGGACTCGTGCTGGGCAACCTGTTACGGGCCAAGGGAATTGACACGCTCATTCTGGAAAGGGCCAGCCGGGACCAGGTGTGGACCCGGGCCAGGGCCGGATTCCTCAGCGCGCACAGCGCCCGGGTGCTCACCGAGCACGGGTTAGCCGCCGGAATGCTCCGAAATGGCCGATCCCACGACGTATGCGCGTTCCGGGATGCGAACGGTGAATTTACTCTCCGTTACGGCCAACTAGGTCGCGGCGAAGTGCATACAGTTTACCCGCAACAGCACCTGGTAACCGATCTGATCAGCGAATACCAGGACCGCGGCGGTGAAGTCAGGTTCGGTGTGACGGTCACCGATGTCGACCCACAGACCGCTACTGTCCGTTACCGTGACGTCACTGGCGACGGTGAGGTCTCCGGCCGGTTCCTCGCCGGCTGTGACGGTGGCAACGGGGTGACCAGGCGGGCCGTGGCGGCGGCCTCGGTCTCCCGGCACACCCGCGATCACGGCATCACCTGGCTGGCCGTGCTGGCCCAGGCGCCGCAGAGCATGTCGGCGGTCACCTATGCCTTGCACGACAACGGTTTCGCCGGTCACATGGCCCGCAGTCCCGAGGTCACCCGGTACTACCTGCAGATCCCGCCGACGGACACCCCGGAGGACTGGCCGGACGAGCGGATCTGGACCGAACTCGGCATCCGGATGCGCACCAGCGAGTTCGGCCCACTGCGCCAGGGGCCGATCACCGAGCGGGCGCCGGTGCGGCTGCGTTCGGACGTGCTCGACCCGCTCCAGCACGCCCGGCTGTTCCTGGCCGGGGACGCGGCCAGCCTGATCAGCCCGTCCGCGGCCAAGGGCGCCAACCTGGCGATCATGGCCGCCGAGGTGCTGGCCGGGGCACTGGCCGAGGCGTTGCTGCACGACGACGAACGCGGCCTGGCCGCCTACTCCCGCACCTGCCTGCCCCGGATCTGGCGGGCCCAGGAGTTCTCGCACTGGATGATCAACCTGCTGCACGGCCCGCTCGGCGCGGACCCGGCGGCGGACTTCCAGCGCGCGCTTTGCCGCGCCCGGCTCGACAGCCTGCGCGATTCCCGCGCCCACCAGGACTTCTTCGCCGAGAACTACGTCGGCATCTGA
- a CDS encoding methyltransferase, which translates to MTSTLTPTLAGPDLARLRATLELVRANDTESVLAAAMPSLPPAERAALAGRTRFAHAAVLIFPNSLDGLREQLAAHGLDVGAMTPSVVVRDRLSRRYGVPAAELQVGILRAPVTDAAGQPRELEIFAMATPPELAHLAADERRHGRENHVALAVPEADPVMLAGVQRTTAAHLRPDGGGYNRHENCTVLYFRDAQHANPAFHRLEMISTGEFPPLLAAHLRDSAPGLGLLRLLTGAWATQAVATAVELRLPDHLADTAELPALAAATGTHQDSLGRLLRYLATLDVVRAVPAGYALTELGELLRTDVDGSMHSLARMYGGPFYRSFGALTEAVRTGEESFAKVFGAHHFTHLAGDPELAELFHQSMAASNAMFSELTRLVDFGAAGTVVDIAGGNGELLARVLTANPTARGILFDLPSALVTAGPTLQPVAERVTMVPGDFTRTVPGGGDVYLLSRVLHDWDDARCQDILAICAAAMPEHAELMIIERLLPETGQADSLAVPWDIHMLCNVGGCERTEAHYRALLATAGFELTGTTPLPLDGFLLRARKAG; encoded by the coding sequence ATGACCTCGACCCTCACCCCCACCCTGGCCGGGCCGGATCTGGCCCGCCTGCGGGCGACGCTGGAACTGGTGCGTGCCAACGACACCGAGTCGGTGCTGGCCGCGGCGATGCCCTCGCTGCCGCCCGCCGAACGCGCCGCGCTGGCAGGGCGGACCCGGTTCGCGCACGCCGCCGTGCTGATCTTCCCCAACAGCCTGGACGGGCTGCGCGAACAGCTGGCCGCGCACGGCCTCGACGTCGGTGCGATGACCCCGAGCGTGGTGGTCCGCGACCGGCTCAGCCGCCGCTACGGGGTGCCCGCCGCCGAACTCCAGGTCGGCATCCTGCGCGCGCCGGTCACCGACGCCGCCGGGCAACCGCGTGAGCTGGAGATCTTCGCCATGGCCACCCCGCCGGAGCTGGCGCATCTGGCCGCGGACGAACGCCGCCACGGCCGGGAGAACCACGTCGCGCTGGCCGTGCCGGAGGCCGATCCGGTCATGCTCGCCGGGGTGCAGCGCACCACCGCCGCGCACCTGCGCCCCGACGGCGGCGGCTACAACCGGCACGAGAACTGCACGGTGCTCTACTTCCGGGACGCCCAGCACGCCAACCCGGCCTTCCACCGGCTGGAAATGATCTCCACCGGCGAGTTCCCGCCGCTGCTGGCCGCGCACCTGCGCGATTCCGCCCCCGGCCTCGGCCTGCTGCGCCTGCTCACCGGCGCCTGGGCCACCCAGGCGGTCGCCACCGCGGTCGAACTCCGGCTGCCCGACCACCTCGCCGACACCGCCGAGCTGCCCGCACTGGCCGCGGCCACCGGCACCCACCAGGACAGCCTCGGCAGGCTGCTGCGTTACCTGGCCACCCTCGACGTGGTGCGCGCCGTGCCGGCGGGCTACGCGCTGACCGAACTGGGCGAACTGCTGCGCACCGACGTCGACGGCTCGATGCACTCGCTGGCCCGGATGTACGGCGGGCCTTTCTACCGATCGTTCGGCGCGCTCACCGAGGCCGTGCGCACCGGCGAGGAGTCCTTCGCCAAGGTCTTCGGCGCACACCACTTCACCCACCTGGCAGGCGATCCCGAGCTGGCCGAGCTGTTCCACCAGTCGATGGCGGCCAGCAACGCGATGTTCAGCGAACTCACCCGCCTGGTCGACTTCGGCGCCGCGGGCACCGTGGTCGACATCGCCGGCGGCAACGGCGAACTGCTCGCCCGCGTGCTGACCGCCAACCCCACCGCCCGCGGCATCCTGTTCGACCTGCCCAGCGCCCTGGTCACCGCCGGTCCGACCCTGCAGCCGGTGGCCGAACGAGTCACCATGGTGCCCGGCGACTTCACCAGGACGGTGCCCGGCGGCGGCGACGTCTACCTGCTCTCCCGGGTGCTGCACGACTGGGACGACGCCCGCTGCCAGGACATCCTGGCCATCTGCGCGGCGGCCATGCCCGAGCACGCGGAGCTGATGATCATCGAACGGCTGCTGCCGGAGACCGGGCAGGCGGACTCGCTCGCGGTGCCGTGGGACATCCACATGCTGTGCAACGTGGGCGGCTGCGAACGCACCGAGGCGCACTACCGCGCGCTGCTGGCCACGGCCGGTTTCGAGCTGACCGGGACCACCCCGCTGCCGCTGGACGGCTTCCTGCTGCGCGCCCGCAAGGCGGGCTGA
- a CDS encoding S8 family serine peptidase, which produces MNRRTRGLAGLLALAVTSTALTAATPATAAPHTTGTTGPAHQVTLITGDRVQARQRADGDWNLSVEPAQGGATLSYRQFPVTRAGRTDWYLVPRQADPLLAEGVLDRELFNITGLIRQGYDDARQDTVPLLVEYPEGGTRRAAELRGARVQRELSSLNVAVVAEPKAEAAEFWRGLTEGGPARLAGGVRRIWLNGKVSVALDTSVGQVGAPVAWQAGFTGKGVTVAVLDTGIDDTHPDVAGKVKHRKDFTGKGNVTDGHGHGTHVAATVAGSGAAGGGKYKGVAPEADLAVGKVLDDSGTVTADSVLRGMEWAAAEVKARIVSMSLGGVPTDGLDPLSQAVNTLTRKHNTLFVIAAGNLSGPGSVISPGAADLALTVGSITKSGGRSDFSSQGPRLGDGAVKPEISAPGSDIVAARGTGTALGEPVNERYTSVSGTSMATPHVAGGAAILAQQHPDWTAEQLKSALVGTADPVGDLSVFAAGTGRMDLGKAVGAKVTATPSAHNAFLKWPATAPVTRTVTYTNPGSAPLPLGLKLDLADTAGAPAPAGLAKLSAGSVTVPAGGQASVTITVTPRTAKAGSYGGTLTATGGGATLRTAVGVHEEGEHHDVTAKVLRPDGVPATVADGVSIEIIRQQDGKPHWLRLDETLRLPPGAYTVLGSLDLRRPGAEPAVVSFSNPEIRISKATTLSFDLRQAKQVRIGTDQPTARAGALVAQERVLPKDGKAHTSTHSVDARFGQLFSYSTPGVSSAAYGYANSARLLEPDIELFTEGARREEMGARWFSDSAQEPVNARLPSVYAGDGSAAALAKVEVKGRFVVISPTAQTGTDELYQRISAIKAAGGLAVGIHTTTSRSRTSHAATDPAVLPSLYLEYQYGPRFVEYAKTGGPVSLHTRQGSRHRYELAFPSPGKFPATLDHQVNTADLAAVSTAYHGYPADSPPRISASMAALGGWIGVGGSDRGVASAERVEHFTPGEWGLEVRGPSYLAGSLTGQAKLAAGKSYRMEWNRAVNGPGFAGTISNDLGQHHPWAWATGEVMDVTVPWFTDAAGHPRGSDQYGYVDKGTTVLYGDGVERGRHSEPGRGVFLRGNASAYRLEAEISRDASWWRTSTKISVAWSFARPQFITGALPLLAVRYAPPVDLRNLAPGDREFTIPVTVPRQDGPAKATSLTVDYSVDDGATWQSAKVAPAPTGWSVTVRNPARGFVSLRAKASEGANAVEQTVLRAYEIG; this is translated from the coding sequence ATGAACCGAAGAACACGGGGGCTGGCCGGGCTGCTGGCCCTGGCCGTCACGAGCACCGCGCTGACCGCGGCCACGCCAGCCACGGCCGCACCACACACCACCGGCACAACTGGCCCGGCGCACCAGGTCACGCTGATCACCGGCGACCGGGTGCAGGCCCGGCAACGCGCCGACGGCGACTGGAACCTGTCCGTCGAACCGGCCCAGGGCGGTGCCACGCTGAGCTACCGGCAGTTCCCGGTGACCCGCGCCGGCCGCACCGACTGGTACCTGGTGCCGCGCCAGGCCGATCCACTGCTCGCCGAGGGTGTGCTGGACCGCGAGCTGTTCAACATCACCGGCTTGATCCGGCAGGGCTACGACGACGCCCGCCAGGACACGGTCCCGCTGCTGGTGGAGTATCCGGAGGGCGGCACCCGCCGGGCCGCTGAACTCCGTGGGGCACGGGTGCAGCGTGAGCTGTCCAGCCTGAACGTGGCGGTGGTGGCCGAGCCCAAGGCGGAGGCGGCCGAGTTCTGGCGTGGGCTGACCGAGGGCGGTCCGGCCCGGCTGGCCGGTGGGGTGCGCCGGATCTGGCTCAACGGCAAGGTTTCGGTCGCGCTGGACACCAGCGTCGGGCAGGTCGGCGCGCCGGTGGCGTGGCAGGCCGGGTTCACCGGCAAGGGTGTCACGGTGGCGGTGCTGGACACCGGGATCGATGACACGCATCCGGATGTGGCCGGGAAGGTCAAGCACCGCAAGGACTTCACCGGCAAGGGCAACGTCACCGACGGCCATGGGCACGGCACGCACGTGGCCGCCACCGTGGCGGGCTCGGGTGCGGCCGGTGGCGGCAAGTACAAGGGCGTCGCGCCGGAGGCCGATCTCGCGGTGGGCAAGGTGCTCGACGACTCGGGCACCGTGACGGCCGATTCCGTCCTGCGCGGCATGGAGTGGGCCGCCGCCGAGGTCAAGGCCAGGATCGTCAGCATGAGCCTGGGCGGCGTCCCGACCGACGGCCTCGATCCGCTGTCGCAGGCGGTGAACACGTTGACCCGCAAGCACAACACGCTGTTCGTGATCGCCGCGGGCAACCTCTCCGGCCCCGGCTCGGTGATTTCGCCTGGCGCGGCCGATCTCGCGCTGACCGTGGGCAGCATCACCAAGTCCGGCGGCCGGTCCGACTTCTCCAGCCAGGGACCGCGCCTCGGCGACGGCGCGGTGAAGCCGGAGATCTCCGCGCCGGGCAGTGACATCGTGGCCGCGCGCGGGACCGGCACCGCCCTGGGTGAGCCGGTGAACGAGCGCTACACCAGCGTTTCCGGCACCTCGATGGCCACCCCGCACGTGGCCGGTGGCGCGGCCATCCTGGCCCAGCAGCACCCGGACTGGACCGCGGAGCAGCTCAAGTCCGCGCTGGTGGGCACGGCCGACCCGGTGGGCGACCTCAGCGTGTTCGCCGCGGGCACCGGCCGGATGGATCTCGGCAAGGCCGTCGGCGCCAAGGTGACGGCGACGCCGAGCGCGCACAACGCGTTCCTGAAATGGCCTGCCACCGCACCGGTCACCCGCACCGTGACCTACACCAACCCGGGCAGCGCGCCGCTGCCCCTCGGCCTGAAATTGGACCTGGCCGACACCGCGGGCGCACCTGCCCCGGCCGGGCTGGCCAAGCTGTCCGCCGGCTCGGTCACCGTGCCCGCGGGCGGCCAGGCGAGCGTGACGATCACGGTGACCCCGCGCACGGCCAAGGCCGGTAGTTACGGCGGCACCCTCACCGCCACCGGTGGCGGCGCCACCCTGCGCACCGCGGTGGGGGTGCACGAGGAAGGTGAGCACCACGACGTCACCGCCAAGGTGCTGCGACCCGATGGCGTTCCGGCCACGGTGGCCGACGGGGTCAGCATCGAGATCATCCGCCAGCAGGACGGCAAGCCGCACTGGCTGCGGCTGGACGAGACGCTCCGGCTCCCACCGGGCGCCTACACCGTGCTCGGTTCGCTGGACCTGCGCAGGCCAGGCGCGGAACCGGCGGTGGTCAGCTTCAGCAACCCGGAGATCCGGATCAGCAAGGCCACCACGCTGAGTTTCGACCTGCGCCAGGCCAAGCAGGTCCGGATCGGCACCGACCAGCCCACGGCCCGCGCGGGCGCCCTGGTCGCCCAGGAGCGGGTGCTGCCCAAGGACGGGAAGGCCCACACCTCGACCCACAGCGTGGATGCCAGGTTCGGCCAGCTCTTCAGCTACTCCACCCCCGGCGTCAGCTCGGCCGCCTATGGCTACGCGAACAGCGCGCGACTGCTGGAGCCGGACATCGAACTGTTCACCGAGGGCGCGCGGCGGGAGGAGATGGGCGCCAGGTGGTTCTCCGATTCCGCGCAGGAACCGGTCAACGCCAGACTGCCCTCGGTCTACGCCGGTGACGGCTCGGCGGCGGCGCTGGCCAAGGTCGAGGTCAAGGGCAGATTCGTGGTGATCAGCCCGACCGCCCAGACCGGCACGGACGAGTTGTACCAACGGATCAGCGCGATCAAGGCGGCCGGTGGCCTGGCCGTCGGGATCCACACCACGACGTCGCGCTCCCGCACGTCGCACGCCGCCACGGATCCGGCGGTGCTGCCCTCGCTGTACCTCGAATACCAGTACGGACCCAGGTTCGTCGAGTACGCCAAGACCGGCGGGCCGGTGTCCCTGCACACCCGGCAGGGCAGCAGGCACCGCTACGAACTGGCCTTCCCCTCCCCCGGCAAGTTCCCGGCCACACTCGACCATCAGGTCAATACCGCCGACCTGGCCGCGGTCAGCACCGCCTACCACGGGTATCCGGCGGACTCCCCGCCCAGGATCAGCGCCTCGATGGCCGCACTCGGCGGCTGGATCGGCGTCGGCGGGTCCGACCGGGGAGTCGCCTCGGCCGAACGGGTCGAGCATTTCACCCCCGGCGAGTGGGGCCTGGAGGTCCGCGGCCCGAGCTACCTCGCGGGCAGCCTGACAGGTCAGGCGAAGCTGGCGGCGGGCAAGTCCTACCGCATGGAGTGGAACAGGGCGGTCAACGGTCCCGGGTTCGCCGGCACCATCAGCAACGACCTCGGCCAGCACCACCCGTGGGCCTGGGCCACCGGCGAGGTCATGGACGTCACCGTGCCCTGGTTCACCGACGCCGCCGGTCACCCCAGGGGCAGTGATCAGTACGGCTACGTCGACAAGGGCACGACCGTGTTGTACGGCGACGGCGTGGAACGGGGCAGGCACAGCGAACCCGGCCGCGGCGTGTTCCTGCGCGGCAACGCCAGCGCCTACCGCCTGGAAGCCGAGATCAGCCGGGACGCCTCCTGGTGGCGGACCTCGACGAAGATCAGCGTGGCCTGGTCCTTCGCCCGGCCGCAGTTCATCACCGGCGCGCTGCCGTTGCTCGCCGTGCGCTACGCCCCACCGGTGGACCTGCGCAACCTGGCGCCGGGTGACCGCGAGTTCACCATCCCGGTGACCGTGCCCCGCCAGGACGGCCCGGCCAAGGCCACCAGCCTCACCGTCGACTACTCGGTAGACGACGGCGCGACCTGGCAGTCGGCCAAGGTCGCACCGGCCCCGACCGGTTGGTCGGTAACGGTGCGAAACCCGGCGAGGGGGTTCGTGTCCTTGCGGGCCAAGGCGTCGGAGGGGGCGAACGCGGTGGAGCAGACCGTGCTCAGGGCGTACGAGATCGGCTGA
- a CDS encoding YbaK/EbsC family protein, translating to MHEAVRRVESVLSGLPRAARIRTLTEDVPTAAAAAELVGCPVGAVANSLVFLGDHGPVLIVSSGAHRVDLRKAAAGFGVAKLRRADPEVVLAATGQPVGGVAPIGHPAPLPTLIDLTLADHPELWAGGGARHTLFATTFAELVELTGGTPADIRKQ from the coding sequence ATGCACGAGGCCGTGCGCCGGGTCGAGAGCGTGTTGAGCGGACTGCCGCGCGCCGCCAGGATCCGCACCCTGACCGAGGACGTGCCCACCGCCGCGGCCGCCGCGGAGCTGGTCGGCTGCCCGGTCGGCGCGGTGGCCAACAGCCTGGTGTTCCTCGGCGACCACGGGCCGGTGCTCATCGTCAGCAGTGGCGCGCACCGGGTCGACCTGCGCAAAGCAGCGGCCGGGTTCGGGGTGGCCAAGCTCAGGCGGGCCGATCCCGAGGTGGTGCTGGCGGCCACCGGCCAGCCGGTCGGCGGCGTCGCCCCGATCGGGCATCCGGCCCCGCTGCCCACCCTGATCGACCTCACCCTGGCCGATCACCCGGAGCTGTGGGCGGGCGGCGGCGCCCGGCACACCCTGTTCGCCACGACTTTCGCCGAGCTGGTCGAACTGACCGGCGGCACCCCGGCCGATATCAGGAAGCAGTGA